In a single window of the Papaver somniferum cultivar HN1 chromosome 8, ASM357369v1, whole genome shotgun sequence genome:
- the LOC113305007 gene encoding uncharacterized protein LOC113305007, with protein sequence MEDLRAEMMAEIKQLKVNQGGGRLDEVMKEDNTTPLAAHLAKDLIPQKCPLPVNGKTLSSAVEHKETIRVYTDRWHKICQAIGNVDPVVVINCYKWGLDRMSPLFVEIHGSVPETEGDLRVIIEKHARLEEIHRENPRAHARRSHRTNSVDQASGSKRSGSAEWPNEDKRGRRDDHCPDDRKFEDQVYTKLNTNYTRILRDIKSRENLEWPWSKGKQPPRSEKLRDYCEYHCFNGHQTKKCKNLKIMIQKMIDAGDLKQYIHKGKIEDKDKRRKQVQLPDGNRTFNTISCSEATGPSLTVQIGKRLRKQFEGYCELYKIDGVEVDQHEQWMNAPVTFDVDDVEDDMEYHNNPLVLALPIAGCNIRKVLIDGGSSVILLFYDTFKRM encoded by the exons ATGGAAGACCTTCGtgctgagatgatggctgagatcaagcAGCTGAAGGTAAACCAAGGAGGGGGAAGACTAGATGAAGTAATGAAAGAAGACAATACCACTCCATTGGCAGCACACTTGGCCAAAGATCTCATCCCTCAGAAATGCCCTCTCCCAGT GAATGGAAAAACTCTTTCGTCGGCAGTCGAACACAAAGAAACCATCAGAGTATATACTGACaggtggcacaagatctgccaagcaaTAGGGAACGTAGATCCAGTGGTGGTCATCAATTGTTACAAGTGGGGATTGGATAGGATGAGTCCGTTGttcgttgagattcatggaagtgtTCCCGAAACCGAAGGAGATCTTCGGGTTATCATCGAGAAGCATGCCAGGTTGGAAGAAATCCATCGGGAAAATCCTAGGGCCCATGCCCGAAGATCTCATCGGACCAATTctgtggatcaagccagcggatCCAAGAGGAGCGGTTCTGCCGAGTGGCCAAACGAAGATAAAAGAGGACGAAGGGATGATCATTGCCCTGACGACCGGAAGTTTGAGGATCAAGTCTACACAAAACTGAATACCAACTACACTCGCATTTTGAGAGATATCAAAAGTAGAGAAAACCTAGAGTGGCCTTGGTCCAAGGGAAAACAACCACCCAGATCAGAAAAATTAAGGGATTACTGTGAGTACCATTGTTTCAATGGACATCAAACgaaaaaatgcaagaacctcaaGATAATGATCCAAAAGATGATCGACGCTGGCGatctcaagcaatacatacataAGGGAAAAATCGAAGATAAGGATAAGCGAAGAAAGCAAGTCCAGCTACCCGATGGTAACCGAACGTTCAACACTATCTCATGTTCTGAAGCCACCGGACCATCACTAACTGTCCAGATAGGCAAAAGGTTAAGGAAGCAATTTGAAGGTTACTGCGAGTTGTACAAAATTGATGGAGTAGAAGTGGACCAACACGAACAATGGATGAACGCTCCAGTAACTTTCGATGTTGATGATGTAGAGGATGACATGGAGTATCACAACAACCCCTTGGTTCTTGCATTACCCATAGCGGGGTGCAATATCAGAAAGGTCCTCATCGATGGAGGGAGCTCGGTCATTCtactgttctatgacacgttcaaacgaaTGTAG